TTGAAGAGCCAGTGTAGATCCAAAATTGAGAAGTTTTACGAGGAGATAGAAAATTTTCAAAGTGCCTGTTCGACTTTGAGAATCTATTTCTATCTTCCTAGCAACTGACGCCAAAATGCTACAAAATTGACATAATGGAGGAACCCATTAACTTTTAATAGTCTAATCATTCAAGTATTTATGAGGAATTGAGGATACTTATAGTCAATTTTGTTTATGATTTGAAGCTCTGTAAACTTGGTTTACTTGATCAAAGTATGTTACGCATATCTTAGTGTTAAACTAAGATGCTTGCTACTGGGCTCTGAAGTGTCGCCCTTGCTTAGCACTACTACAATGGCCTGGCACACCCTTACTATACCATTAAAATAACTTTTCTATTACTTGTTTTCTTTCTCCGGAAGGAATGATTATGTAGCTTACACAGGCCAAAAGTTTGACTCTTCTCTTTAACCTTCATCAAAGCTGCTCAGCCAAAATCAAAAGGAAGGAAAAGCACCCGCAAAAGTTACCCATTAAGAAATTGGTGTCGTTCTCTACAAATAATTTATAATCCCAGCATTGTAAAAAAAACGAAAATTAGGCCCCCAAAATTATAGATATTTAACAACTATCTGTAATTTAAATAAGTGTGATAAACACTTTAGTAACACTGTTACATATTAATGatcgtgaaataaaaaaaaaaaaagttggggcCCAATAATTTGGGGCTCTAGGCAGCGCCTAGATTTCCTTGCCGTCCTGTCAAGATTATGAAGGGTTACGTGacattgttggaaaacgattaataaaaaaataatttcttaaagttttaataaaaaattataatttattattttattttgtgaatgaaactttttagtcccacattatgtagtttccaatttttagtagttttaagaaactatataaacctttagTCCcatatcggggagtttttctttttaagttgtatttgtcaattatataaacaaattcactacttttgtaaaatttatgagaaaggggttgctctatatttagagggacccccaagggaaaaaaatattttatattgttgtctcaagcgttcgagattttcctttatggttttttcggagttgccaagctcaagttgagcatctactacatatgctagtagtaggtgtattgagcatctactacatatgctagtagtaggtgtattagggtgttttatcctggagatatccgtcctgtgagggctgtagcatcactcttgagtgtagccgggcgctaatgtcttaagggcaacgtgttgaacacgtgactcactctgtttttccaaagttttgccttgttgctgttgcggagatatagggagctcattcgtttcatcaaatcgatcacttccattataaaggagctaagtatcaataacttttgcttatttgatttttccttgttttttattattgcacccaacaatcttaagacattagtatttgtaataataaaaaaatggttggttggtttgtgaatcatggatgttaattgtggagtgaaaaacaaaaacgaatttttggtcagatgcagagtttcgagtttatctcttaacctagaaggaattttgatgaacccttttgacacaaagtagtagacatcctgatagttacccacgtaagatttcagaaattttggagttgtaaaagtatttttttgatattttacaaaactgagAAACTGAGAAAGTAGTAGACATCCCGtcagaattttgttgttaactaaagtagtttttatggggtaaccatgagttttttgatatggtggtttaaacgaagtttataaatctagatattatcttcaaaactcatattttatctgaactaaggtttgtgagatatggtatattaggtgattgggaaattaccgtgtccgtggtcagagtataaacgaagtttgtgacatgaaattgaaaaggaacatggctaccaggcgcatgtggatgaacacaagtcttccaaagatgacaaaggcgagaacatcaaacacaactctaagcatagtcttcataataaaggtatgtttcgtaaaactgaatccggcattactttaattaagggtgattgttatgtttgtaaaattcctggccatacggcagtaaagtgtagacaacataaaaccttaataagtagaaatttaatgctaatttagttgaaacaaaatgaaccatgatgtccgaagttattttaataatcaatgtgagagactggtgggtggactctggagccactaagtatgtttgttgaaacagagacctgttcacctcttatcagaggataagggatgtcgagaaactctatatgagtaactcatctgcgacataggttgcataaaagggaaaggtcaaGCATAAGTttatatctgtaatattctcacactgaatgaagttttcatgttccgagcatatgaaataatattgtatcttgttctcttgaagatggtaaaagattgaagatcttaattaaatgtggaaaacttgttataactaagggtattgattttttaggcaacagttataggacttagggtctatataagtttgaaggaaaatctgatgaagtgaacatagttgattcttgtgctttcttttgtgtgtctttgaatgttttgcatggtagacttggaaccgtaaagtTATAAGTCAATGTATAAACTGCCTAACATAGGCTTCGTACctaaatttagtttggatcttgaacacaaaagtgaaatgaatattctataaaatcttttagcacaaatgttcatagtaattctaatcccttagaattaattcatttaggcctagttgacatgagttcaacccaaaaccactatggtaaaagatggtttataacttccgtagatgattgtacgaggtactatcttgtataattgcttaggtataaggatgatgccttagaagccttaagatgtataaagaTGGTTCATAattaccatgttgattagttcaggattacttgcggtcttgtgggaggaggaagtcctcttaactagtatatcctgaatatagtacccttaaggatcagatgaaactccatatgatttatggaaaggtatacgaccttcttatgaatatgtcaaagtgtgggggtgtttgactaagattataattcctcttcctagaagaactagatagaaaccaaaaatggtgattgtgtcttcatataaggtatgctgagtatacttctacatatagatttttggttgtgtgttctgatttttcatacttttggtgtgatttttctgactttgttgtgaatactattacataatctagggatgctgagttctttgaacatgtttattcttaaacatgtacctcattatagatgtgttgttgatcccctagatttattttcaaatagtcagaacttaccttaaaggaagatgaagttagggttgagcctaagagaagtaaaacaattagacttgagacttcttatgaagccgacttcataacattccTAGCGTAGTCTAATCCCtgtacttgtaaagaagccttgatatctactgaaaccccattctggtaagaagcttcatttagtgaaatggactcagtccgtcagaacctgacttgggaggtttatagtttacctccagagagtaagaccatgagatgtaaatgagtctttaagaggaaacattaggtatatggaactgtagaaaaatattaggctaagttggtagctaaaggctataaactaaaataaggtgtatatttccttgattcttattcaaatgtgacgagatttacttacgttgagatgttaattgttattgttgtcataaacaaattagagatacatcatatggatgttaagacagcttttctaaaatcgtgaattagataatggaaaattagagatacatcataaatttacatagaccaacctggggactttgtagtgaaaggttatgatgacaaagtttgtaagttgaacaaaattttgtatggtttataaaataagcacgtaaacagtgacatgaaaaatttgatcgtgtgataatgtgtagtggatttaagttaatgaatctgacaagtatatttacaagtaacttgttaaagATGCCTgtatgattgtatgcttgtatgttgatgatatgcttatacttgatacaaacatagatgtgattaattccactaaaaacatgcgctgaatgagaacgttgacttgaaagacttaggccttgttgatgtaatcttagggatgaggattagaaaataatctaacatatgtagtcttagtcattctcattattttgaatttgtgcttaagagatacaatcagtgtgattgtaagccttcttgtactccgtacgattattcttgtagactcaagaaaaaagggtaatggagtatcttaacttgaatactcaagagttataggatgtctgaggaatttaatgaactgtaagagtccagatatttcctatattgtgagtaagttaagtagatataattatagtccagagcaatagcattcagatgcactgagtagagtattatggtacctaaaatactctattaccttttatttgatttatcaaaggtatcttgctgtccttgagggactttgtgatgtaaactggatagttgactcagaggagtctaagtctacgagtggatatgtttcactctagcatcagggtttgtttttggaagatttacaaacaaacatatattgctcaatttattatggaatctgagagtattgagttagataaagcacgagagggggccgagtacctaagatgttttttagaagacatttctctctggcataggcctgtgccagctatatctatacattgtgttagccaagatataatagctaaagctgaaaataactaatttCAATcgacgttatttccattgattggataaagtccaaggagaatatcgcgcaatctttgacgaaattTTTAttccaagagatagttagaaatgcatcaagggggaaggggcttaagctcataaattaaactttccatgaaggatactcaaccttgctgactggagatcccaagatcaaggtttcgaatgagataactaatttgtggtgggtaaaggtaaacactatcagagaattttattctctgtcccttccctatggtgtagacgtgatagtgtgattgcatgtgaaggatgacttttaagaagtattaatgagttctatagtttcaatttaagattgaagtggggtgtagcagtaacactctttatggaaactcacctatctgaatgaggaagtgggccgcttcctatgagaatatgagctttgattctctagagcattctgagaaacaggatatgtccagggccaaattggacaaaacggtacgagcttggcagcaatcttggagatatcacccgtggttgttatcacgaattacatcaaatgctagcagttcaagacatagttcactgtctctagcaagtaattccggtaatatttcactaagcaaaggttcaagacctcatggacacctctgcctaaaatggtatttcctgcgctttttatgtgattttcgttttgatggttttggtattactggaacttaggacctaaaggtcactaagggttcactagttcatggtttttcactttggtgaaagatacctatagtctcaccatgtgagaactaaagatgaaagctctcaatactattatgatttatgcaatccatagtatgaccctggggtcaacacacttttgtgtgagggagaggacgtagaaatgactagtatgatttcaacacttgcacgataagtctgtttggatcgtgaggttgggatgttgatttaccaagatctatctgtgttttcatgttttattgagttttcattcatgtgggggattgtcggaaaacgattaataaaaaaataattttttaaagttttaataaaaaattataatttattgttttattttgtgaatgaaactttttagtcccacatcgtggagtttccaatttttagtagttttaagaagctatataaaccttttagtacCAAAtaggggagtttttcttcttaagttgtatttgtcaattatataaacaaattcactatttttgtaaaatctatgggaaagtggttactctatatttagagggacccccaagggaaaaaatattttatattgttttctcaagcgttcgagattttcctttatggttttttcggagttgccaagctcaagttgagcatctactacatatgctagtagtaggtgtattagggtgttttatcctggagatatccgtcctgtgagggctatagcatcactcttgagtgtagtcgggcgctaatgtcttaagggaaacgcGTTGAACACGTggctcactctgtttttccaaagttttgccttgttgctgttgcggagatatagggagctcattcgtttcatcaaatcgatcacttccattataagggagctaagtatcaataacttttgctaatttgatttttccttgtttttgattattgcccCCAACAGATATCGTAGGCCACGACCTCACTTAAAACAGGATCTGAGTGACGGATGGTCGATGAATCAGACTCCCAAAACAATACCATCTTAGCTAGGGATAGATGATCTATATACGGAAAGCGCCGTGTTGGCGTGTTGCTCAAGTACTCTATTCACGACGGTTTATCTATTATATAAACCCCATACtgctttgatttttctttgtgtgATTTATTTATATTAAGGTTACAAATCAAAAAACGCTAAACtctctgttttatttttattttttgcacgACAAGGTAACCAGTGAAAAGAAAACCATGGAGGCAATAAATTCCCAGAATTCTAATACTACCATTGATGAAGACAATATCAACAAGTTACCAGATTTGTTAATTCATCACATCCTCTCTTTCGTTAAGGTGAAACAAGCTTTCCAGACCTGTATATTGTCAAAGAGATGGAGATATATTTGGACTTCTCTTCCCTTTATGAATTTTGATATATCTGATCTACCACAACAATCGTATCGTTGTCATTATCATTTAGACCGTCTTGTCGACAACGTATTAAGTCTCCGTGATAACAGATGTTTTGATATGCGACGATTTCATCTTATTGGTGGGTATGCAGCTATTAAGTCTATCAGTCATCTTCATAGATGGATAATCAGTGTCGCTAGATCTAATGTTGAAGATATATATGTCCAGTTTAATGGCTCGTATAATAATAACGATCGCGAATTTCGGGTTCCAGATTGTGTCTTTACTTGTAAGTCATTGACAAAATTGGAACTAGATTTGTCGATGTCCTGTAAGATTATCCTgccgaattttatatcattaccTCGCCTCAGATATCTAAAACTTAATAACCCATCGTTTGATCATGATGCGTTAACCAAGTTATGTACCAATTTTCCTCTTTTGGAACACCTGGATTCAAGTGGCATTAGTAGTTATGAACCTTTAAACATCAATATATCTTCTCATACACTAAAACACTTGAGTTTAGGTGTGGCTAATAGTAGTGCACCTTTAAACATCACCATATCCTCTCTTTCACTGAAGCACTTTGAAGTACATATCGGTtatcataattcaattcataatacATTGAGGTTATGTGCTGCAAACCTCGTCTATTTGGTTTTATCAAATTTAGACTATATGTTGCTCGAGGATGTTTCTTCTCTGGTCACGGCTGATGTTGGCGTACAATTAAAACCACGAAAGCTAAATGCCAAGTTTTGGAGGATAC
The nucleotide sequence above comes from Papaver somniferum cultivar HN1 chromosome 8, ASM357369v1, whole genome shotgun sequence. Encoded proteins:
- the LOC113305430 gene encoding putative F-box/LRR-repeat protein At5g41840, with the protein product MEAINSQNSNTTIDEDNINKLPDLLIHHILSFVKVKQAFQTCILSKRWRYIWTSLPFMNFDISDLPQQSYRCHYHLDRLVDNVLSLRDNRCFDMRRFHLIGGYAAIKSISHLHRWIISVARSNVEDIYVQFNGSYNNNDREFRVPDCVFTCKSLTKLELDLSMSCKIILPNFISLPRLRYLKLNNPSFDHDALTKLCTNFPLLEHLDSSGISSYEPLNINISSHTLKHLSLGVANSSAPLNITISSLSLKHFEVHIGYHNSIHNTLRLCAANLVYLVLSNLDYMLLEDVSSLVTADVGVQLKPRKLNAKFWRIHAPDTLKSLKSLHNVKDLTISLQPLKDVIRVQELLQEQPFEFSNLQRLKLQNISHSTDSMHAIASLVKISPIIESIKLELCQDVETSYNYNYSDTDAEQEMESDPHTGEATVDLEGLLADTMKQLKSVEINGLQGSDNELEFIQILMKNAMVLKKMVLRTQLYRSRIEKFCEEE